A single genomic interval of Helianthus annuus cultivar XRQ/B chromosome 6, HanXRQr2.0-SUNRISE, whole genome shotgun sequence harbors:
- the LOC110917111 gene encoding phytochrome A1 translates to MSASRLTESSTSAGRAIHSTRINQQTTVDAKLHADFEESGESFDYSSSVRTAVVEGQPPCSDKVTTTYLHHIQKCKLIQPFGCLLAIDDKTYRVIAYSENAPEMLTTVNHTVPVVSENPVIGMGTDVRTVFAGPSANALFKALTFGEVSLLNPILVHCKTSGKPFYAIIHRVTGSLIIDFEPVMPNEAPMTAAGSLQSYKHAAKAIARLQSLPIGSIERLCDTMVQEVFELTGYDRVMAYKFHDDDHGEVVAEITKPRLEPYLGLHYPATDLPQAARFLFIKNKVRMICDCRAKNVKVVQDKKLQFDLSLCGSTLRATHSCHLQFMENMTSIASLVMAVVMNDADEECENSKSQKRKRLWGLVVCHNTSPRFVPFPLRCACEFLAQVFTVHINKELELEYQLMENNILRTQTLLCDLLMRDAPLGIVSQSPNISDLVKCDGACLLYQDKVYQIGVSPTEHQIHDIVSWLYECHMDSTGLITDSLYDAGYPGALALCGVCGMASVKLTGKDILFWFRSGTASEVRWGGAKHEKGEKDDGRRMHPRSSFKAFLEVVKHRSYPWKEFEMDAIHSLQLMMRNALKENEAAVLNYSKVIQASFHELRLDRMQELEAVTSEMVRLIETASVPILAFDSDGFINGWNPKIAELTGLTVEEAIGRQILTLVEDSSVDIVQKMLSLAVQGIEETGVRFEIKTYGSKTGSGPITLVVNACSRMDVNENVVGVCCIAHDITYQKTIMDKFTRIEGDYKAIVHSPNPLIPPIFGTDEFGWCSQWNQAMTDLSGLSREQVIGKMLLGEVFGIHGAQCRLGSHETFINTSIVLNKAMLSQEAEKISFGFYAKTGKYVDCVLCASKRVDSKGTVNGLFCFLQLPSKDLQQAIHYQRMNARVAAKLLKTLAYVRRQVKNPLSGILFSRKMLEETELGDDQKELLHASALCQQQLNKVVDDTDLDGIVDGYFDLEMTEFTLQQILGASMSQVMTRSNEMGIQIVNNIAQDTLFEKLYGDSVRLQQVLAEFLSLSVSCTPPSGMVIIAASMTKNHLERLVPLVNLELRITHTGDGVPEDLVRQMFGSSVDATEEGISLLISRNLLKLMSGDVHYLREAAKSTFIISVELASVGSKKT, encoded by the exons ATGTCTGCTTCAAGGCTTACTGAATCATCAACCAGTGCTGGTAGAGCAATACACAGTACTAGAATCAACCAGCAAACCACTGTGGATGCAAAACTCCATGCAGATTTTGAGGAATCAGGTGAATCATTTGATTACTCTAGTTCGGTGCGCACCGCGGTGGTTGAAGGGCAACCGCCTTGTTCCGATAAGGTAACCACAACTTACCTCCACCACATCCAAAAGTGTAAGTTAATTCAGCCTTTTGGATGCTTATTAGCCATAGATGACAAGACTTATAGAGTAATTGCCTATAGCGAAAACGCCCCCGAAATGCTCACAACTGTGAACCACACGGTGCCCGTCGTCAGTGAGAATCCAGTTATCGGTATGGGAACCGATGTTAGAACTGTATTTGCCGGTCCCAGTGCGAATGCGTTGTTTAAAGCCTTAACATTTGGGGAGGTATCTTTACTGAATCCCATTTTGGTCCACTGTAAAACATCTGGGAAGCCATTTTATGCGATTATCCATCGGGTAACAGGTAGTTTGATCATAGATTTTGAGCCTGTTATGCCTAACGAAGCCCCAATGACAGCTGCGGGTTCCCTACAGTCTTACAAACATGCAGCCAAAGCGATAGCTAGGTTACAATCTTTGCCTATTGGCAGCATTGAACGACTGTGTGACACGATGGTCCAGGAGGTTTTCGAGCTCACTGGATATGACCGAGTCATGGCTTATAAATTCCATGATGATGATCATGGTGAGGTGGTGGCTGAGATCACTAAACCCAGGCTTGAACCATACCTTGGGTTACATTATCCTGCCACTGACCTCCCTCAGGCTGCAAGATTCTTGTTCATAAAGAATAAGGTCCGAATGATTTGTGATTGTCGAGCTAAAAATGTAAAGGTAGTTCAAGACAAGAAGTTACAGTTTGATTTATCGTTATGCGGGTCGACCCTCCGGGCTACACATAGTTGTCATCTGCAGTTTATGGAGAACATGACCTCTATTGCCTCTTTGGTTATGGCTGTTGTGATGAATGATGCAGATGAAGAGTGTGAAAACTCTAAATCTCAAAAAAGGAAGAGGCTTTGGGGCTTGGTGGTGTGTCATAACACATCTCCAAGATTTGTCCCATTTCCATTGCGTTGTGCGTGCGAGTTTTTAGCACAAGTTTTTACGGTTCACATCAATAAAGAACTAGAACTGGAGTACCAGCTTATGGAGAATAATATCTTAAGAACACAAACGCTTTTATGTGATTTGCTAATGCGGGATGCTCCTTTAGGCATTGTGTCACAGAGCCCGAACATTTCGGATCTCGTGAAATGTGATGGGGCATGTCTTTTGTACCAAGATAAGGTTTACCAAATTGGGGTGAGCCCTACCGAGCATCAGATTCACGATATAGTCTCATGGCTCTATGAATGCCATATGGATTCAACAGGATTGATTACTGATAGTTTGTATGATGCAGGATATCCTGGGGCTCTAGCTCTTTGTGGTGTTTGTGGGATGGCATCGGTTAAGCTAACCGGAAAAGATATTCTTTTTTGGTTTAGATCCGGCACAGCTTCAGAGGTTCGATGGGGTGGGGCAAAACATGAGAAGGGTGAAAAGGATGATGGTAGGCGAATGCACCCGAGGTCTTCGTTTAAAGCTTTCTTGGAAGTTGTGAAACATAGGAGCTATCCATGGAAAGAGTTTGAGATGGATGCAATTCACTCATTGCAGCTTATGATGAGGAATGCTTTGAAAGAGAATGAAGCTGCAGTTTTGAACTACTCCAAAGTGATTCAGGCCAGTTTTCATGAGCTTAGGCTTGACAGAATGCAAGAACTAGAAGCTGTCACAAGTGAGATGGTCCGGTTGATTGAAACTGCTTCAGTTCCAATACTTGCATTCGATAGTGATGGCTTCATAAACGGATGGAACCCAAAAATTGCTGAGTTGACTGGTTTGACCGTAGAAGAAGCTATCGGGCGCCAAATTCTCACACTTGTTGAAGATTCTTCAGTTGACATAGTCCAAAAGATGCTAAGTTTGGCAGTGCAAG GAATAGAAGAAACAGGTGTCCGATTTGAAATCAAAACATATGGGTCAAAGACAGGGTCTGGACCGATCACACTTGTGGTAAATGCCTGTTCAAGAATGGATGTAAACGAAAATGTTGTGGGTGTATGTTGTATTGCCCACGATATAACTTACCAAAAGACTATAATGGACAAGTTCACACGAATAGAAGGCGATTACAAAGCTATCGTGCATAGCCCCAACCCACTGATTCCCCCAATCTTTGGAACTGATGAATTCGGTTGGTGttctcaatggaaccaagccatgACAGACTTATCTGGACTATCAAGAGAGCAAGTGATTGGTAAAATGCTTTTGGGTGAGGTTTTCGGGATCCATGGAGCACAATGTCGGCTCGGTAGTCATGAGACGTTCATAAACACCAGCATTGTTCTTAATAAAGCTATGCTTAGTCAAGAAGCAGAAAAGATTTCATTCGGGTTCTATGCTAAAACTGGAAAGTACGTAGATTGTGTGCTGTGTGCTAGCAAACGCGTGGATAGTAAGGGTACAGTTAATGGGCTTTTCTGCTTCTTGCAGCTACCAAGTAAAGATCTTCAACAAGCTATCCATTATCAAAGAATGAATGCGCGAGTTGCAGCCAAACTACTTAAAACATTAGCGTATGTAAGAAGACAGGTGAAAAATCCGCTATCCGGAATATTATTTTCAAGAAAAATGCTGGAGGAAACCGAGCTAGGAGATGATCAAAAGGAGCTTCTTCACGCAAGTGCTTTGTGTCAGCAACAACTCAATAAAGTAGTTGATGACACCGATCTTGATGGTATTGTAGACGG GTATTTCGATCTTGAAATGACTGAGTTTACACTCCAGCAGATCTTAGGGGCCTCCATGAGTCAAGTAATGACAAGGAGCAACGAAATGGGCATTCAAATAGTGAACAATATCGCACAAGATACGTTGTTTGAGAAACTATACGGGGATAGTGTGAGGCTTCAGCAGGTTCTTGCAGAATTCTTGTCACTATCAGTCTCTTGTACACCACCTAGTGGCATGGTCATAATCGCAGCCAGTATGACGAAAAACCATCTTGAAAGATTAGTTCCACTTGTGAATCTAGAGCTCAG GATAACACACACCGGAGATGGTGTGCCAGAGGACCTGGTAAGACAGATGTTTGGAAGCAGTGTCGACGCAACTGAGGAGGGAATAAGCTTACTGATCAGCAGAAATCTGTTAAAGCTCATGAGTGGAGACGTGCATTACCTGAGGGAGGCCGCAAAGTCGACTTTCATAATATCTGTTGAACTTGCCTCTGTTGGTTCAAAGAAGACATGA